In Vigna unguiculata cultivar IT97K-499-35 chromosome 3, ASM411807v1, whole genome shotgun sequence, a single genomic region encodes these proteins:
- the LOC114175160 gene encoding macrodontain-1-like translates to MSVRVVARTKGLHLIKQSRVMASDVLIWCREYELCFVLGTPPSVPECGSCWAFSAVATVEGINQIKTGNLISLSEQQLVDCASYHGCQGESLENAFGYIKSTGLGTDEQYPYKETTQTCHSVNPAVRILGFQMVPPQREDQLLQAVNNQPVSVILDASGQAFQFYRGGVFSGNCGTQLNHAVTAIGYDEDASGKYWLIRNSWGQGWGEEGYMKIRRDTGSPQGLCGINMHATYPLL, encoded by the exons atgagtgtgcgagttgtggctcgtacgaagGGTCTCCACTTGATTAAGCAATCACGAGTTATGGCTAGTGATGTGCTAATATGGTGTCGAGAGTACGAGTTGTgcttcgtattgggaactccacctagcgttccGGAGTGTG GGAGTTGCTGGGCATTTTCAGCCGTGGCCACCGTTGAGGGGATTAACCAAATAAAAACCGGAAACTTGATTTCGTTGTCTGAGCAACAATTGGTGGATTGTGCCAGCTATCACGGATGCCAAGGAGAATCCTTGGAAAACGCCTTTGGGTATATAAAAAGCACGGGTCTTGGAACTGATGAACAATACCCTTACAAGGAAACAACTCAGACTTGTCATTCTGTGAATCCTGCAGTCAGGATTCTAGGTTTCCAGATGGTGCCTCCGCAGAGGGAGGACCAACTTCTTCAGGCAGTGAACAACCAACCTGTCTCAGTAATCCTTGATGCTTCTGGACAAGCATTTCAGTTTTACAGGGGAGGAGTTTTCTCTGGTAATTGTGGAACTCAACTTAACCATGCAGTTACTGCAATCGGGTATGATGAGGACGCAAGTGGCAAGTACTGGTTGATAAGAAATTCCTGGGGCCAAGGATGGGGAGAGGAAGGTTACATGAAGATTCGCAGGGACACCGGCTCCCCCCAAGGTCTCTGCGGCATCAACATGCATGCCACTTATCCCCTACTCTGA